A portion of the Phycodurus eques isolate BA_2022a chromosome 3, UOR_Pequ_1.1, whole genome shotgun sequence genome contains these proteins:
- the eif4ebp1 gene encoding eukaryotic translation initiation factor 4E-binding protein 1, producing the protein MSTTDCQTSNATAIPSSRTVAIHDAEHMPQDYSTTPGGTFFSTTPGGTRIIYDRKFLLGCRTSPLAKTPPQGLPDIPGVTSPPSAGANEKKASDGELLNSSGVAACNTTGDDAQFEMDI; encoded by the exons ATGTCCACCACCGACTGCCAAACGAGCAACGCTACGGCCATCCCGTCGAGCAGGACGGTGGCCATCCACGACGCCGAGCACATGCCCCAAGATTACTCCACCACTCCCGGGGGCACCTTCTTCAGCACCACGCCCGGTG GTACCAGGATTATCTATGACCGAAAATTCCTGCTGGGGTGTCGCACCTCTCCTCTGGCCAAGACCCCTCCACAAGGTCTTCCAGACATTCCTGGTGTGACAAGTCCTCCCTCCGCAGGAGCCAACGAGAAGAAGGCCAGCGATGGCGAGTTACTGAACAGCAGCGGAGTGGCGGCTTGCAACACTACTG gtgatgatgcacagtttgaaatGGACATCTGA
- the dguok gene encoding deoxyguanosine kinase, mitochondrial isoform X1 — translation MVFLHWRILFSRFSKSKPQAGVAQLWRQCETRDNFIREITQARHNGSTMAKRMSSSAPASSQDGPKRVSVEGNIAVGKSTFTRLLEATCPDWQVVAEPVSKWQNIDSGTSNGPSPQKTVSNLLDMMYRDPQRWSYTFQTYSCMSRLKTQLQPAPARRLPSRGAPVQVYERSVYSDRYIFALNMYELGCINATEWAVYQDWHSLLVEQFGHRVALEGIIYLKAPPEKCMERLQRRGRPEEENVQLDYLHKLHEQHERWLVEKTTEIHFESLKNIPVLELDASVEFQSDPTAQENFIRQVKDFFKAL, via the exons ATGGTTTTCCTGCACTGGCGCATTCTCTTCAGTCGATTTTCCAAATCGAAACCGCAAGCAGGTGTCGCGCAGCTGTGGCGACAGTGCGAGACCCGCGACAACTTCATCCGAGAAATTACACAAGCAAGACATAACGGAAGTACCATGGCTAAAAGAATGTCGTCAAGTGCACCAGCTTCAAGCCAAGATGGACCGAAGAGAGTTTCTGTTGAGGGAAACATCG CTGTTGGGAAGTCAACCTTCACAAGACTCTTGGAGGCAACTTGTCCGGACTGGCAAGTGGTTGCAGAACCTGTCAGCAAATGGCAGAACATTGACAGCGGGACCTCAAAT GGGCCATCTCCCCAGAAGACGGTGAGCAACCTGCTGGACATGATGTACCGGGATCCTCAGCGCTGGTCCTACACCTTCCAGACGTACTCCTGCATGAGCCGCCTGAAAACTCAGCTGCAGCCTGCTCCCGCTCGCCGCCTCCCCTCACGGGGAGCGCCGGTGCAGGTTTACGAGCGCTCCGTCTACAGCGACAG ATACATCTTCGCCCTGAACATGTACGAGCTGGGGTGCATCAACGCGACAGAGTGGGCAGTCTACCAGGACTGGCACTCGCTCCTGGTGGAACAGTTTGGACACCGGGTGGCGCTAGAAGGCATCATCTATCTCAAAGCACCTCCTGAG AAATGTATGGAGCGCCTGCAGCGGCGAGGGAGGCCCGAGGAGGAGAATGTGCAGCTGGACTATCTCCATAAGTTACACGAGCAGCATGAGAGGTGGCTTGTGGAGAAAACCACTGA GATCCATTTTGAGTCGTTGAAAAACATTCCCGTGTTGGAGCTGGATGCCAGTGTGGAGTTTCAGAGTGACCCAACAGCACAGGAGAACTTCATCCGACAG GTGAAAGATTTCTTCAAGGCATTATGA
- the ank1a gene encoding ankyrin-1a isoform X21, whose protein sequence is MWALVTELLFSLVLLAFLVISCQNVLHIASGSVRSLLAFVHAQLDRELGEVEGVADEEENVTTKVVRRRVILKGDEAEDLPGEQVSEEQFTDEHGNIITKKTVRKVVRRGKGEDGVQDVSVDCSLHDANELEVDAEQFMSYAILGQESSKPETVDTVKKGAQIVKCASLRRVKQ, encoded by the exons ATGTGGGCCCTGGTGACCGAGCTCCTCTTCAGCTTGGTGCTGCTGGCCTTTCTGGTCATCAGCTGTCAGAACGTGCTGCACATCGCCAGCGGCTCGGTGCGCTCGCTGCTCGCCTTCGTCCACGCCCAGCTCGACCGCGAGCTGGGCGAGGTGGAGGGCGTGGCTGACGAAGAGGAGAATGTCACCACCAAGGTGGTCCGCAGGAGAGTCATCCTCAAG GGGGATGAAGCTGAAGATCTTCCCGGGGAACAGGTCAGCGAGGAGCAGTTTACCGACGAGCATGGAAACATCATCACTAAAAAG ACTGTGCGAAAGGTTGTGCGCAGAGGAAAGGGCGAGGACGGCGTTCAGGACGTGAGCGTGGACTGTTCCCTGCATGACGCCAACGAGCTGGAGGTGGACGCCGAGCAGTTCATGAGCTACGCCATCCTGGGCCAGGAAAGCAGCAAG CCCGAAACTGTGGATACTGTGAAGAAAGGTGCTCAGATAGTGAAATGTGCCAGTCTGCGGAGAGTTAAGCAGTGA
- the dguok gene encoding deoxyguanosine kinase, mitochondrial isoform X2 produces the protein MDRREFLLRETSGPSPQKTVSNLLDMMYRDPQRWSYTFQTYSCMSRLKTQLQPAPARRLPSRGAPVQVYERSVYSDRYIFALNMYELGCINATEWAVYQDWHSLLVEQFGHRVALEGIIYLKAPPEKCMERLQRRGRPEEENVQLDYLHKLHEQHERWLVEKTTEIHFESLKNIPVLELDASVEFQSDPTAQENFIRQVKDFFKAL, from the exons ATGGACCGAAGAGAGTTTCTGTTGAGGGAAACATCG GGGCCATCTCCCCAGAAGACGGTGAGCAACCTGCTGGACATGATGTACCGGGATCCTCAGCGCTGGTCCTACACCTTCCAGACGTACTCCTGCATGAGCCGCCTGAAAACTCAGCTGCAGCCTGCTCCCGCTCGCCGCCTCCCCTCACGGGGAGCGCCGGTGCAGGTTTACGAGCGCTCCGTCTACAGCGACAG ATACATCTTCGCCCTGAACATGTACGAGCTGGGGTGCATCAACGCGACAGAGTGGGCAGTCTACCAGGACTGGCACTCGCTCCTGGTGGAACAGTTTGGACACCGGGTGGCGCTAGAAGGCATCATCTATCTCAAAGCACCTCCTGAG AAATGTATGGAGCGCCTGCAGCGGCGAGGGAGGCCCGAGGAGGAGAATGTGCAGCTGGACTATCTCCATAAGTTACACGAGCAGCATGAGAGGTGGCTTGTGGAGAAAACCACTGA GATCCATTTTGAGTCGTTGAAAAACATTCCCGTGTTGGAGCTGGATGCCAGTGTGGAGTTTCAGAGTGACCCAACAGCACAGGAGAACTTCATCCGACAG GTGAAAGATTTCTTCAAGGCATTATGA
- the spaw gene encoding southpaw, whose protein sequence is MPGVVRGHQRAAVCYKGACLLFCPHITSPLDQLRKGRKEEDLNLLQCHCKMVFYVLFLSCFALVVSTQRPESHASSAALANVSLRPRGRFPPYMMQLYRSFRAADVDSGGSRPARESDSILSLVAKGFHQVGDRRTVTFDMSSVSASDRVQRAELRIRLPGQNSHKRAVVDLYHSRHCEREEGPSCQDERLLLGSVSASASKSSWKLFNVTALLRYWLYQGDGVSGQEASGEPEPEFGSGSAHYGAIPSKVVFKNPGRQSRPTAIRAIMVIFFKHDLPREAHSEYSLIHTVENSKYAGMERSGVEGQSRRHKRNRMERAMVPAGPAPTAAPEGAQGPRCSKVDMWVDFDLIGWDEWIVHPKRFNAYRCEGECPTPLDDSFNPTNHAYMQSLLKYHHPERVSCPSCVPTRLGPLSMLYYENDDLTLRHHEDMIVEECGCH, encoded by the exons ATGCCTGGTGTGGTCAGGGGTCATCAAAGGGCAGCTGTCTGCTATAAAGGGGCCTGTCTGCTGTTCTGTCCGCACATCACTTCACCCTTAGACCAGCtgaggaaaggaaggaaggaagaagacCTTAACCTCTTGCAGTGTCACTGTAAAATGGTTTTCTACGtgctttttttgtcctgttttgccCTGGTCGTGTCTACGCAGAGGCCCGAGTCTCACGCGAGCAGCGCAGCGCTGGCGAATGTTTCCCTTCGCCCTCGCGGCCGGTTCCCTCCGTACATGATGCAACTGTATCGCTCGTTCAGGGCGGCCGACGTCGACTCCGGTGGCAGTCGGCCCGCGCGAGAATCCGACTCTATCCTCAGTCTTGTGGCGAAAG ggtTCCATCAAGTGGGCGACAGACGGACGGTTACATTTGACATGTCGTCCGTTTCCGCCAGCGACAGAGTCCAGCGAGCAGAGCTCCGCATCCGGCTGCCGGGCCAGAATTCCCACAAGCGGGCCGTTGTGGATTTGTATCACTCCCGACACTGCGAGCGCGAGGAGGGCCCGTCGTGCCAGGACGAGCGTCTTCTCCTGGGCAGCGTCAGTGCGTCAGCCAGCAAGTCTTCATGGAAGCTTTTTAACGTGACCGCTCTTTTGAGGTATTGGCTCTACCAAGGAGACGGAGTGTCGGGTCAGGAGGCCTCAGGAGAGCCTGAACCCGAGTTCGGGAGCGGTTCTGCGCATTATGGGGCGATACCCAGCAAGGTCGTCTTCAAGAATCCAGGAAGGCAAAGTCGTCCGACCGCTATTCGGGCAATAATGGTGATATTCTTTAAACACGACCTCCCTCGGGAGGCTCACTCAGAGTACAGCCTCATACACACGGTGGAAAACTCCAAGTACGCCGGCATGGAGCGAAGCGGCGTCGAGGGCCAAAGTCGGCGCCACAAAAGGAACAGGATGGAGAGGGCGATGGTGCCGGCCGGCCCCGCGCCCACCGCCGCACCGGAGGGCGCTCAAGGGCCCCGCTGTAGCAAAGTGGACATGTGGGTGGACTTCGACCTCATCGGCTGGGACGAGTGGATTGTGCATCCGAAACGCTTCAACGCTTATCGCTGCGAGGGGGAGTGTCCCACACCGTTGGACGATTCCTTCAACCCCACCAACCACGCGTACATGCAA agcCTTTTGAAGTACCACCACCCAGAGCGGGTGAGCTGCCCGTCCTGTGTGCCGACGCGCCTCGGCCCCCTGTCCATGTTGTATTACGAGAACGACGACTTGACCCTGCGTCATCACGAGGACATGATCGTTGAAGAGTGCGGCTGTCACTGA